One Setaria italica strain Yugu1 chromosome I, Setaria_italica_v2.0, whole genome shotgun sequence DNA window includes the following coding sequences:
- the LOC101776272 gene encoding pentatricopeptide repeat-containing protein At2g13600 — translation MRRHLPTIAILPPRCAPAPPSAAAAGIAVPEVLSLLERAISGGDVLRLGRAAHALLVKTALTSHTLLSNRLVALYSLLPSPDAAIAAFHDLPHKNPHSYNTLLATLSRRPGTLPDALHLFDAMPADARNLVSYNTVLSSLAHHSRQEEALRLVARLARDRFLGPGLAIDRFTVVSMATACAGIGAERPLREMHGAVLVSGMEMTIIMANSMVNAYSKAGRVEDARRVFDQVSVRDKITWTSMISGYCQAKMLDKAVQVFDMMPDNDRVAWTALISGHEQNGEEDAALELFERMLAEGVWPTPFSLVSALGACAKLGLVTRGKELHCYILRQSIGTDPFNIFIYNALLDMYCKCGDMMAAMALFHRMPEKDYISWNSMVTGFSHNGLGKQSLDTFEEMLVAGVQPTHVTFLAVLTACSHSGLVSDGRLVLESMEDHGLEPRAEHYAAYIDALGRNCQLEEATEFIKDLPSRIGPGTAGSWGALLGACRIHGNIELAEEVAEFLFRLEPGNSGRYVMLSNIYAAAGQWDDARRVRGLMKEKGLRKDQAYSWIEVRSAKHVFVAEDMSHREADEIYEMLGKLLDHMRIAGDPTEHQLDLC, via the coding sequence atgcgccgccatctcccaaCAATCGCCATCCTCCCGCCGCGATGCGCCCCCGCGCCTCcttccgcggccgcggccggcatCGCCGTCCCGGAGGTGCTGTCCCTCCTGGAGCGGGCCATCTCCGGGGGGGACGTGCTCCGCCTCGGCCGCGCCGCGCACGCGCTCCTCGTCAAGACGGCGCTCACCAGCCACACCCTCCTATCCAACCGCCTTGTCGCGCTCTACTCCCTGCTCCCGTCCCCGGACGCCGCGATCGCCGCCTTTCACGACCTCCCGCACAAGAACCCGCACTCCTACAACACGCTACTCGCCACGCTGTCGCGCAGACCGGGCACCCTCCCCGACGCCCTCCACCTGTTCGATGCAATGCCGGCCGACGCACGCAACCTTGTCTCCTACAACACCGTCTTATCGTCGCTCGCGCACCACAGCAGGCAGGAAGAGGCTCTCCGCTTGGTTGCCCGGCTCGCCAGGGACAGGTTCTTGGGGCCAGGGTTGGCCATCGACCGCTTCACGGTGGTCAGCATGGCGACTGCGTGCGCGGGAATCGGAGCTGAGAGGCCGCTACGGGAGATGCACGGCGCGGTGCTGGTGTCGGGTATGGAGATGACCATCATCATGGCCAACTCCATGGTGAACGCCTACAGCAAAGCTGGAAGGGTGGAGGATGCGAGGCGGGTGTTTGATCAGGTCAGCGTCCGGGACAAAATCACTTGGACATCGATGATCTCTGGGTACTGCCAAGCGAAGATGCTTGATAAGGCAGTGCAGGTGTTTGATATGATGCCGGATAATGATAGGGTTGCATGGACAGCATTAATATCTGGGCATGAGCAGAATGGAGAGGAGGATGCCGCTCTTGAGCTGTTCGAACGGATGTTGGCCGAGGGGGTATGGCCAACGCCTTTCTCCTTGGTGTCAGCTTTGGGTGCATGTGCCAAACTTGGGCTTGTCACACGGGGGAAGGAATTGCACTGCTACATCTTGCGCCAAAGCATCGGGACAGACCCTTTCAACATCTTCATCTACAATGCGCTCCTTGACATGTACTGCAAGTGTGGTGACATGATGGCGGCTATGGCACTGTTTCACCGGATGCCTGAGAAGGACTACATCTCTTGGAACTCGATGGTTACCGGGTTCTCACATAATGGTTTGGGAAAGCAGTCGCTTGACACATTTGAGGAGATGTTGGTAGCTGGAGTTCAGCCAACCCATGTCACTTTTCTTGCTGTCCTCACGGCCTGCAGCCATTCTGGTCTAGTATCTGATGGACGCCTCGTTCTTGAATCAATGGAGGACCATGGTCTTGAACCTAGGGCAGAACACTATGCTGCCTACATAGACGCTCTTGGTCGGAATTGCCAGCTGGAAGAAGCAACTGAGTTCATCAAAGATTTGCCATCCAGGATTGGTCCTGGTACAGCTGGGTCCTGGGGAGCTCTCCTAGGTGCATGTCGTATTCATGGAAATATCGAGCTTGCAGAGGAAGTGGCAGAGTTCCTCTTCCGGTTAGAGCCTGGGAACAGTGGTCGGTATGTCATGCTGTCAAACATCTATGCCGCGGCAGGACAGTGGGATGATGCACGTCGAGTCAGGGGACTCATGAAGGAGAAGGGCCTTAGGAAGGATCAGGCTTACAGTTGGATCGAAGTGCGGAGTGCAAAGCACGTATTCGTTGCTGAGGACATGTCTCATCGTGAGGCAGATGAGATATATGAGATGTTGGGCAAGCTTCTCGACCATATGCGCATAGCAGGGGATCCTACTGAACACCAGCTTGATTTGTGTTGA